The proteins below come from a single Chitinophaga pinensis DSM 2588 genomic window:
- a CDS encoding RagB/SusD family nutrient uptake outer membrane protein, whose translation MNRKNKIWIWLLAGVTCTSMFSCSKDLQQDPEQAIPSDDVFTSGATSLSALYGVYSRSQRPEVFGAQPQIIADYMADNANYYGSVAGLSEINTFTATPASSIISEMWRIHYDAIMGANMVVEKVPLVQDPTFSAADRKMYVAEGKFMRSILYFQLLNLFSQPYQVEQGTRPGIPMVTAAFNGTITYPERGTVNAAHAQIEKDLLEAIPDLSAATFSDPALARGRATKGAAFALLSRLYLYREQWDKAAQYADSVLKSPYYKLAGDYGFYDGNTMEDVFSIQNTDIDPPSTTQGWAYYYRPAANTAAIGACPFAPSLITAFSAEPTDKRFLASDEGNAANSEKKRFTLKFPNIGTFKDNAPLIRVTEMYLNRAEALASLNGVNQESINLMNALRRRAGLAEWDINTFTSTDAFVTAILNERRKELCFEGHRRMDLLRRGLALRDNDPEKKAGAERVILPIPQREIDVSPALKGQQNPGY comes from the coding sequence ATGAACCGGAAAAATAAGATATGGATATGGCTGCTGGCGGGTGTTACCTGTACCAGCATGTTTTCCTGCAGTAAGGATCTTCAGCAGGATCCTGAGCAGGCTATCCCTTCAGACGATGTGTTTACGTCCGGAGCTACCTCTTTAAGCGCATTATACGGCGTATACAGCCGCTCTCAACGTCCGGAGGTATTTGGGGCTCAACCTCAGATTATAGCCGATTATATGGCAGATAATGCCAATTATTATGGATCCGTTGCCGGTCTTAGTGAGATCAATACTTTTACAGCGACGCCAGCCAGCTCCATTATCAGTGAAATGTGGCGTATACACTATGATGCGATCATGGGTGCGAATATGGTCGTGGAGAAAGTACCATTGGTACAGGATCCGACCTTTTCAGCAGCCGACCGCAAAATGTATGTGGCAGAAGGAAAATTCATGAGATCTATCCTGTATTTTCAGTTGCTGAACCTGTTTTCTCAACCTTATCAGGTAGAACAGGGTACTCGTCCCGGAATTCCGATGGTGACTGCTGCCTTTAACGGCACCATCACCTACCCCGAGAGAGGAACCGTAAATGCAGCACATGCCCAGATAGAAAAAGATCTGCTGGAAGCTATTCCTGATCTTTCCGCAGCAACATTCAGTGACCCTGCACTGGCAAGAGGCAGGGCGACTAAAGGTGCTGCATTTGCCTTGTTATCCCGATTATACCTGTACCGTGAGCAATGGGATAAAGCTGCACAGTATGCGGATAGCGTACTGAAATCACCTTACTACAAATTAGCAGGAGATTATGGCTTCTATGATGGAAACACCATGGAAGATGTATTCTCTATTCAGAATACAGACATAGATCCTCCCAGTACTACACAGGGTTGGGCATATTACTATCGCCCTGCAGCAAATACAGCCGCAATAGGTGCTTGTCCGTTTGCCCCTTCTCTGATCACTGCATTTTCAGCAGAGCCGACCGACAAACGTTTTCTTGCAAGTGATGAAGGAAATGCGGCAAACAGTGAGAAAAAGCGTTTTACTTTAAAGTTCCCGAATATTGGTACTTTCAAAGACAACGCTCCTCTCATCAGAGTCACCGAAATGTACCTCAACAGAGCGGAAGCACTGGCATCTCTGAATGGCGTGAACCAGGAATCCATCAATCTGATGAATGCATTGAGAAGACGTGCCGGACTGGCAGAATGGGATATCAATACCTTTACCAGCACCGATGCTTTTGTTACAGCCATCCTGAATGAAAGAAGAAAAGAACTCTGTTTTGAAGGACATCGCAGAATGGACTTGCTGAGAAGAGGACTTGCATTACGTGATAATGATCCTGAGAAAAAAGCAGGCGCTGAAAGAGTGATACTGCCTATTCCTCAACGTGAGATCGATGTGAGTCCGGCGTTAAAAGGACAGCAGAATCCGGGCTACTAA
- a CDS encoding SusC/RagA family TonB-linked outer membrane protein: protein MKKGVFLYLFSLISVLPAFAQMRTLTGTVTADSSGTPLPGVTIHLKGSTYRLATNPDGSYTMSIGGTPELQFSMVGYLSRQVKVGPDMTRLDVKLEPVSSKLSEVVVVGYGEQSQQYTTEALSVVKAADFANVPAVTPQQLLQGQVAGVSMTNSSGLLGNASLLRVRGTASITAGTQPLFIIDGVPLNDGSYNTAYGGGASLNPLLEMNPDDIESITVLKDAAAAAIYGSRGSNGVILILTKKGGYRNKTQVKLDYATGWVNPSGKIDVMNGDEYVNFYNNYVTKAIGATPITAPASFTDWPSLVSRTGRNSNYALSASGGNEKTRFYLGGNYAKDESFVIGNNLQKLSGRVNLEHTANKYLALGVNFSTAYTNMDRINIESGSQAPYTRGLLNTPTTLAYTDDGEYFLPASNTLASVYLSTNKYYTRRNTGNAYAKLNITDYLWLKTDWGMDLLETEERFRRSSKLGGTGTAGRTIWQDYKWLTTNSINFDKRFAEVHQVSLLAAYSYETARYDDIKVTGTGFTSDQLLNVGSAATNTGSATGKAWGLESYIFRGNYRFKDKYLFEGSFRRDGSSRFDGNNRYGNFWAVSGGWIMSEEQFIRKLGFIDYMKLTASYGVTGNDRIGYYDYMGLYTAGVDANYAGQSGLRPTQIKNPKLSWEESRQLDLGLAVNVLDNRLQLSFDYYRKHSENLLLYVVVPSTTGFGFATKNAGEMRNSGIDLQITGIPVKTRDLQWTTSLNMGLLKNKVLSLPPDNRDDEGRHYILSSNNNQRVVEGYTLNTFYLVKYKGINPETGDPEWYTKDGKTTSTPTAKDQIVAGSALPKWTGGFNNTVRYKQFDLNVNFYFSYGNKVLLNEFKELDNVNKSTATNLSKDLLNYWQKPGDQAFAPAATSTSWKNGNSFSQLSTAQLFNGSFLRLKTLSLGYNVPANLLSSTRVLSGARLYVMGQNLWTVKDKNFRGADPEVSQYGTNAQVAGEGYYSLPQPKSITVGANMVF from the coding sequence ATGAAAAAAGGAGTATTCCTGTATCTGTTTTCATTAATATCTGTGCTGCCAGCATTCGCGCAGATGAGAACACTTACAGGCACTGTTACTGCCGACAGCAGCGGCACGCCTCTGCCCGGTGTTACTATCCATCTGAAGGGCTCTACCTATCGCCTTGCCACAAATCCTGATGGATCTTATACTATGAGCATCGGGGGAACACCCGAACTGCAATTTTCTATGGTCGGGTATCTGTCCCGACAGGTAAAAGTCGGACCGGATATGACCCGGCTCGATGTAAAACTGGAGCCTGTATCTTCCAAACTATCAGAAGTAGTCGTAGTCGGATATGGAGAACAATCCCAGCAGTATACCACAGAAGCCTTATCAGTAGTGAAAGCAGCTGATTTTGCCAATGTACCGGCTGTTACTCCCCAGCAACTGCTGCAAGGACAGGTGGCGGGTGTCAGCATGACCAATTCTTCCGGTCTGCTGGGCAATGCTTCATTACTCCGCGTAAGAGGAACTGCTTCTATTACCGCTGGTACACAGCCATTATTCATTATAGATGGTGTACCCCTGAATGACGGTTCATATAATACAGCCTATGGTGGTGGCGCTTCGCTGAATCCATTGCTGGAAATGAATCCTGATGATATTGAATCTATTACCGTACTGAAAGATGCTGCGGCTGCCGCAATTTATGGTTCAAGGGGTTCTAATGGAGTGATATTGATACTGACCAAAAAAGGAGGCTACAGGAACAAAACTCAGGTAAAGCTTGATTATGCTACCGGCTGGGTAAACCCTAGCGGTAAGATAGATGTCATGAACGGTGACGAATATGTTAATTTCTATAATAATTATGTTACCAAAGCGATAGGTGCTACTCCGATTACGGCCCCGGCGTCGTTTACTGACTGGCCATCATTGGTGAGCAGGACTGGCCGCAACAGTAATTATGCATTATCAGCAAGTGGGGGTAACGAAAAGACCCGTTTCTACTTAGGTGGAAATTATGCAAAAGATGAAAGTTTTGTAATAGGAAACAACCTGCAGAAACTGTCCGGCAGGGTTAACCTGGAGCATACAGCAAATAAATATTTAGCACTGGGAGTAAACTTCAGTACGGCCTATACGAATATGGACCGTATAAATATTGAAAGTGGTTCACAGGCGCCTTATACCAGGGGTTTGCTGAATACGCCTACTACGCTTGCTTATACGGATGACGGAGAGTATTTTCTTCCTGCAAGCAATACATTGGCGAGTGTTTACCTGAGCACAAACAAGTATTACACGCGGCGTAATACCGGTAATGCTTATGCCAAACTAAATATCACTGACTATTTATGGTTGAAAACTGACTGGGGCATGGACCTGCTGGAAACAGAAGAACGTTTTCGCAGATCTTCTAAACTGGGAGGTACCGGTACAGCAGGACGTACCATCTGGCAGGATTATAAATGGCTGACTACCAACAGTATCAATTTTGATAAACGCTTCGCTGAAGTACACCAGGTCTCCTTATTGGCAGCATATAGTTATGAAACTGCCAGATATGATGATATCAAGGTAACAGGTACCGGCTTTACCAGCGACCAATTGCTGAACGTCGGATCTGCTGCAACGAATACGGGTTCTGCCACCGGGAAAGCCTGGGGCTTGGAATCCTATATCTTCCGTGGTAACTACCGCTTCAAAGACAAATACCTGTTTGAAGGTAGCTTCCGTCGCGACGGTTCTTCCCGCTTCGATGGCAATAACCGTTATGGTAATTTCTGGGCAGTATCCGGAGGCTGGATTATGTCAGAAGAGCAATTTATCCGTAAGCTTGGTTTCATTGATTATATGAAGCTTACTGCAAGCTATGGCGTAACTGGTAATGACCGTATTGGGTATTATGACTATATGGGACTGTATACTGCCGGAGTTGACGCTAACTATGCAGGACAATCTGGCCTGAGACCTACACAGATAAAAAATCCCAAACTCAGCTGGGAAGAAAGTCGTCAGCTGGACCTGGGACTTGCAGTGAATGTGCTGGATAACAGACTTCAGTTGTCATTTGATTATTATCGGAAGCATTCAGAGAATCTGCTGTTATACGTAGTTGTTCCATCTACTACAGGTTTTGGTTTTGCCACTAAAAACGCAGGTGAAATGCGTAACAGCGGCATCGATCTGCAGATAACAGGCATACCTGTAAAAACAAGAGATCTGCAGTGGACCACTTCCTTAAATATGGGACTGTTAAAGAACAAGGTATTATCATTACCGCCTGATAACAGAGATGATGAAGGCAGGCATTATATCCTCAGTTCTAATAATAACCAGCGCGTAGTAGAGGGCTATACACTGAACACTTTTTACCTGGTTAAATATAAAGGGATCAATCCTGAAACAGGTGACCCTGAGTGGTATACAAAAGACGGAAAAACTACCAGTACACCTACTGCCAAGGACCAGATCGTTGCAGGTAGTGCTTTGCCAAAATGGACCGGTGGATTTAACAATACTGTCCGTTATAAACAGTTTGATCTGAATGTAAATTTCTACTTCTCTTATGGCAATAAAGTATTGCTGAATGAATTTAAGGAGCTTGATAACGTGAATAAAAGTACAGCAACCAACCTGAGTAAGGATCTGCTGAATTACTGGCAGAAACCAGGTGATCAGGCGTTTGCACCAGCAGCAACCAGTACATCATGGAAAAATGGAAACAGCTTCTCACAGTTGTCCACTGCGCAGCTTTTCAATGGCTCCTTCCTGCGTTTGAAAACGCTTAGCCTGGGTTACAATGTACCAGCTAATCTGTTGAGCAGTACACGCGTATTGAGTGGCGCCCGCTTGTATGTAATGGGGCAAAACCTCTGGACAGTAAAGGATAAAAACTTCCGTGGAGCTGATCCTGAAGTATCCCAGTATGGTACCAATGCACAGGTAGCCGGAGAAGGATACTATTCTCTGCCTCAGCCTAAATCGATCACTGTAGGTGCAAACATGGTATTTTAA
- a CDS encoding SusD/RagB family nutrient-binding outer membrane lipoprotein, which yields MMKKHIFKATAGVLTALSITLAGCSDFLDVNDNPNQTTEALPSLILPSAQAAVGIVLGNTYQVYGSMWSQYWTQNRSSSQYKSVDQFLLQGSNFDRPWQLLYADGMEDLQLIINQANAEPVKQYAAAAMILKAYELQMLTDAFGDIPNREALQGEQLNLNPHYDSQESVYDSIFALINRGISLIDASSEYIPGDEDMIFQGDMDKWEAFGNTLKLRAYLRLSEVNPTKAQAGIATLAGATFLTEDAAINYTSTGGNQNPLYAEMVGLGRTQNLVASETAVNQMKALSDPRLLAFYQNAAGTTTVNPIPQGSFNTPPSAAYPLSLPSPNTGAAPRSAASALAPVKFMSAAESYFLQAEAAARGWLAGDARGLFEDGITASFEAYNVTPGAYITTAVAAFPASGLAAQLKAIITQKYFAMNGNQGFEAWSEWRRTGYPDFFVRSVESSLPAGQFPARFLYPNTELTRNPNFPGAKVVTDKVWWDK from the coding sequence ATGATGAAGAAACATATATTTAAGGCGACTGCAGGCGTATTAACTGCGTTGTCTATCACCTTAGCAGGATGTAGCGACTTCCTGGACGTTAACGATAACCCGAACCAGACTACAGAAGCTTTACCTTCTCTGATACTGCCTTCTGCGCAGGCGGCGGTTGGTATTGTGCTCGGTAACACCTATCAGGTATATGGTAGCATGTGGAGCCAGTACTGGACGCAGAACAGAAGCTCTTCACAATACAAGAGCGTCGATCAGTTCCTGTTACAGGGTTCAAATTTTGACAGACCATGGCAATTATTATATGCAGATGGTATGGAAGACCTGCAGCTGATTATTAATCAGGCGAATGCTGAGCCGGTTAAACAGTACGCTGCTGCTGCAATGATCTTAAAAGCATATGAGCTGCAGATGCTGACAGATGCTTTCGGAGATATTCCAAATAGAGAAGCATTACAGGGCGAACAACTGAACCTGAATCCTCACTACGATTCTCAGGAATCAGTATATGATAGCATTTTTGCACTGATCAACAGAGGTATCTCTCTGATTGATGCAAGTTCTGAATATATACCTGGTGATGAAGACATGATTTTCCAGGGAGACATGGACAAATGGGAAGCTTTCGGTAATACCCTGAAGCTCCGTGCATACCTCCGTCTGTCTGAAGTAAACCCAACTAAAGCACAGGCAGGTATTGCTACGCTGGCTGGCGCTACATTCCTGACAGAAGACGCAGCAATCAACTACACATCAACTGGTGGTAATCAGAACCCACTGTATGCTGAAATGGTTGGTCTGGGTCGTACCCAGAACCTGGTTGCCAGCGAAACTGCTGTTAATCAAATGAAAGCGCTGAGCGATCCACGCTTACTAGCTTTCTACCAGAATGCTGCCGGTACTACTACCGTTAATCCTATTCCTCAGGGTAGCTTTAATACACCTCCATCCGCAGCTTATCCGCTGTCTCTGCCATCACCTAACACAGGTGCTGCTCCAAGAAGTGCTGCTTCTGCACTGGCTCCGGTTAAGTTCATGTCTGCTGCTGAAAGCTATTTCCTGCAGGCTGAAGCTGCTGCACGTGGCTGGCTGGCTGGCGATGCAAGAGGCCTGTTTGAAGATGGTATCACTGCGAGCTTCGAAGCTTACAATGTAACTCCAGGTGCTTATATCACTACTGCTGTTGCTGCATTCCCTGCTAGCGGACTGGCTGCTCAGCTGAAAGCGATCATCACCCAGAAATACTTTGCTATGAACGGTAACCAGGGCTTTGAAGCATGGTCTGAATGGCGTCGTACAGGTTATCCTGACTTCTTCGTTCGTTCAGTTGAGTCTTCTCTGCCTGCTGGTCAATTCCCTGCACGTTTCCTTTATCCTAACACTGAGCTGACCAGGAACCCTAACTTCCCGGGTGCAAAAGTTGTTACCGATAAAGTTTGGTGGGACAAGTAA
- a CDS encoding SusC/RagA family TonB-linked outer membrane protein — MRKSLFFLLPSIVVVGQVVAQTRPITGKITSSDDGSPVIGATVIVKGTTTGTVTNMNGEYTINVPEGATALTVKFVGMKDQEIKLGTGAKHNVVLYPDVTKLTETVVTANAIRRDKASLGYSAPTLKNDELTKGQSSSPLNALAGKVAGVNISTSANAPGSSSRIVLRGGSSIGGNNQALMVVDGVPIDNSSIIGGGDSRSTVDFGNRGNDLNPEDIESVTVLKGPAAAALYGSRASNGALIITTKSGKKSANKKNEVIFNSSITLSNVVKLPDFQNDYGQGYDQEIIDPMENWSWGPKFDGTEKEWGQSINGVRQKKAYSAAKDNVKNFFKTGQAYSNNLSLSGAGEKTTYYLSVNSLNSDGVMPGSSDKYNKYSLRFNGTAQLNNKFYTGINFNYSKINANMIQGGQGEGSVFDNVLQTPRDIPIDKLGDLSNPYNSFNVPDANGIPSYGYYGAYTVSPYYILKNYRNLNDVDRVTGNFTIGYKPTEWLDVLERLGTDVYTDRRRYKYPKFDLKPLDDNPDYYETGTNNHTSNGKYGEDNYTLSEVTHDLMITAKKDFTPDFKASLMVGNNVRQRIFNTMETETNQSSGLVIPDWYNLDNSNGPVYTFNSRSTRRLIGLYADLNLSYKNMLFLGATARNDWSSTLPKGNNSFFYPSVNASFVFTELTKESGLAEILNFGKVRGSWAKVGNDADPYLLRTYYGKTDLSSGFGNTTFPFGNIAGYTYGNRIGNPNLTPEFTTAFEVGTELGFLENRIYVDFSYYQNKSKDQILNVPIPTSSGFTSQVFNTGLVENKGIEVSLRGTPIKTASGFSLELFGTYTRNKNEVVDLGSVDQVVIGGFGGMSIVAAKGRPYGTFYAQDIQRDEQGRVIVDASSGNPLLTANPVYLGSYNPKYQASWGANANYKGFSFSILFDTKQGNQFFSRTKDILDFTGAAYETAVGGRDASVWENSVYTDATTGKLVPNTSVTYDKQNWFPSVIPSGQHVVDASYIRLREASLSYRLPRNLLNRTPFGDLSVGIFGNNLALWTAKENRYADPEVNSGGAGNEQGFDFTAQPSLRNYGFNLRVTF; from the coding sequence ATGAGGAAAAGTTTATTTTTCCTCCTGCCCTCTATCGTGGTAGTTGGACAGGTGGTTGCGCAGACCCGCCCCATTACAGGGAAGATCACTTCCTCTGATGACGGGAGTCCGGTGATCGGCGCTACAGTAATTGTAAAAGGTACAACGACTGGTACTGTTACAAACATGAATGGTGAGTATACCATTAATGTACCAGAAGGAGCTACTGCCCTAACTGTGAAATTCGTCGGTATGAAAGACCAGGAAATTAAACTTGGTACAGGTGCGAAACACAATGTAGTATTGTATCCCGACGTAACAAAACTGACAGAAACTGTTGTAACTGCGAACGCGATCCGTCGTGATAAAGCCTCCCTTGGTTACTCAGCTCCAACCTTAAAAAATGACGAACTGACCAAAGGTCAGAGCTCCAGCCCACTGAATGCCCTTGCAGGTAAAGTAGCGGGTGTAAATATCTCCACCAGTGCGAACGCTCCAGGTAGTTCTTCCAGGATCGTATTGAGAGGTGGTTCTTCTATCGGTGGTAATAACCAGGCGCTGATGGTTGTGGATGGTGTGCCTATCGACAACAGCAGCATCATTGGTGGTGGCGACAGCCGTAGCACAGTTGACTTCGGTAACCGTGGTAACGACCTGAACCCAGAAGACATCGAATCTGTAACTGTTCTGAAAGGCCCTGCAGCAGCAGCGTTGTATGGTTCCCGCGCTTCTAACGGTGCGTTGATCATCACTACTAAGAGCGGTAAAAAATCCGCAAACAAGAAGAACGAAGTAATTTTCAACAGTTCAATTACTTTGTCTAATGTGGTAAAACTGCCAGATTTCCAGAATGATTATGGTCAGGGTTATGATCAGGAGATTATAGATCCTATGGAAAACTGGAGCTGGGGTCCTAAGTTTGATGGTACTGAGAAAGAGTGGGGACAATCTATTAACGGTGTAAGACAGAAGAAAGCTTATTCTGCAGCTAAAGACAATGTTAAGAATTTCTTTAAAACTGGCCAGGCATATAGCAATAACTTATCCCTCTCAGGTGCCGGTGAAAAAACTACTTATTACTTATCTGTGAATAGCCTGAACTCTGATGGAGTTATGCCAGGTTCTTCTGACAAGTACAATAAATACAGCCTGCGTTTTAATGGTACCGCACAGCTGAATAACAAGTTCTACACAGGTATCAACTTCAACTACAGCAAGATTAACGCTAACATGATCCAGGGTGGTCAGGGTGAAGGTTCTGTATTTGATAACGTACTGCAGACTCCACGTGATATTCCTATCGACAAACTGGGAGATCTGAGTAATCCTTATAACAGCTTCAATGTTCCAGATGCGAATGGTATTCCTTCTTATGGTTATTATGGCGCTTATACCGTAAGCCCTTACTACATCCTGAAGAACTATCGCAACCTGAACGATGTTGACAGGGTAACAGGTAACTTCACTATCGGCTATAAACCAACTGAATGGTTGGATGTACTCGAAAGATTAGGTACTGACGTATATACTGACCGTCGTCGTTACAAATATCCAAAATTCGATCTGAAGCCACTGGATGACAATCCTGACTACTACGAAACTGGTACTAACAACCATACCAGCAATGGTAAATATGGTGAGGATAATTATACACTGAGCGAAGTAACACATGACCTGATGATCACTGCAAAAAAGGATTTCACTCCTGATTTCAAAGCATCATTGATGGTGGGTAATAACGTACGTCAGCGTATATTCAACACGATGGAAACTGAGACTAACCAATCAAGTGGTCTGGTAATTCCTGACTGGTATAACCTGGATAACAGTAACGGTCCTGTTTATACTTTCAACAGCCGCTCTACCCGTCGTTTGATCGGTCTCTATGCAGATCTGAACCTGTCATATAAAAACATGTTGTTCTTAGGTGCTACAGCGCGTAACGACTGGTCTTCCACACTGCCAAAGGGTAATAACTCATTCTTCTACCCTAGTGTGAACGCTTCCTTCGTGTTCACTGAGCTGACTAAAGAATCTGGTCTTGCAGAGATCCTGAACTTTGGTAAAGTACGTGGTAGCTGGGCAAAAGTGGGTAACGATGCTGATCCATACCTGCTGAGAACATACTATGGTAAAACTGACCTGTCAAGTGGTTTCGGTAACACTACCTTCCCATTTGGTAACATTGCTGGTTATACCTATGGTAACAGAATCGGTAATCCGAACCTGACGCCTGAGTTCACAACAGCATTTGAAGTAGGTACTGAATTAGGTTTCCTGGAAAACAGAATCTATGTAGACTTCTCTTACTACCAGAATAAATCTAAAGATCAGATCCTGAACGTACCTATTCCAACTTCTTCCGGTTTCACCAGCCAGGTATTTAATACTGGTCTTGTTGAAAACAAAGGTATTGAGGTTAGCTTAAGAGGTACACCTATCAAAACTGCTTCAGGTTTCAGCCTGGAACTGTTTGGTACTTACACAAGAAACAAGAATGAAGTAGTAGATCTGGGTTCAGTTGACCAGGTGGTAATCGGTGGTTTCGGTGGTATGAGTATCGTTGCTGCGAAAGGAAGACCATATGGTACTTTCTATGCGCAGGATATTCAGCGTGATGAGCAGGGACGTGTAATTGTAGATGCATCAAGCGGTAATCCTCTGCTAACAGCAAATCCGGTATACCTGGGTTCTTATAATCCTAAATACCAGGCATCATGGGGTGCAAATGCAAACTATAAAGGTTTCAGCTTCAGCATCCTGTTTGACACTAAACAAGGTAACCAGTTCTTCTCCCGTACCAAGGACATCCTTGATTTTACTGGAGCAGCTTACGAGACTGCAGTGGGTGGTCGTGACGCCTCTGTTTGGGAAAACTCAGTATATACTGATGCTACCACAGGTAAACTGGTACCAAACACAAGTGTTACTTATGACAAACAAAACTGGTTCCCAAGTGTAATTCCTTCCGGCCAGCACGTTGTTGACGCATCATATATCAGACTGCGTGAAGCTAGCTTGTCTTACAGACTGCCAAGAAATCTGCTGAACAGAACTCCATTTGGTGATCTGTCTGTAGGTATCTTCGGTAATAACCTGGCGCTGTGGACAGCTAAGGAGAATAGATATGCAGATCCGGAAGTTAACTCTGGTGGTGCAGGTAACGAGCAAGGTTTTGATTTCACTGCTCAACCTTCACTGAGAAACTACGGTTTTAATCTGAGAGTAACTTTCTAA
- a CDS encoding LuxR C-terminal-related transcriptional regulator has protein sequence MKNKYLKGAHLSERKFKEILRLFAEDLTATQIANISGVSRVTVNSYLKKIRQQIARHCESLSPSDNHNRSVAPARITHASPAEDGDVSVKTEVGRTVKPVVFGIYRSSDRLHTEILPDVSRSMIHSVVRSSRSILEMQGAAEKIRRFSNVVDLGQYRLYNLENEGAISIADDVDAFWGLTKHRLAKFKGLNRSTVYLHLKECEFRYNNRNEDIYETLLELLKSQPLSLS, from the coding sequence ATGAAAAACAAATACTTAAAGGGCGCTCACCTTTCTGAGCGTAAATTTAAGGAGATACTACGGCTATTTGCCGAAGATCTTACAGCCACTCAGATTGCCAACATTAGTGGGGTAAGCCGTGTCACTGTAAATAGTTATCTCAAAAAGATCCGCCAGCAGATTGCCCGTCACTGTGAGTCTTTATCGCCCTCCGACAATCACAACCGTTCAGTAGCCCCCGCGCGCATCACACATGCTTCACCTGCCGAGGATGGGGACGTATCCGTCAAAACAGAAGTAGGCCGTACTGTAAAGCCGGTCGTATTTGGTATTTACCGTTCTTCGGACCGGTTACATACGGAGATATTGCCTGATGTAAGCAGGTCAATGATCCATTCTGTTGTGAGGAGCAGCCGTTCTATTCTGGAGATGCAGGGAGCCGCCGAGAAGATCCGCCGTTTCAGCAATGTGGTGGACCTGGGGCAATACCGTTTGTACAACCTGGAAAATGAGGGCGCTATTAGTATTGCGGACGACGTGGACGCGTTCTGGGGGTTGACCAAGCACAGGCTTGCCAAGTTCAAGGGATTGAACCGTAGTACTGTGTATTTACATTTAAAGGAGTGCGAGTTCCGGTATAACAACAGGAATGAGGACATTTATGAGACTTTGCTGGAATTGTTAAAAAGCCAGCCGCTGAGTCTTTCCTGA